The nucleotide window TTAAAGGTACACGTTAATGGGCCAATACCCCGATTATGGCTCCCCTATGAAGGGACATCTGCAGACTGAACCACTATTTACATAACTGTTGTGTCTCTGTGACTTACTAGTTAGTGAAGTCAGGATCAGATTGGCAATCTTTTATCCTGCCTCTTCAAAACACATTTGCAACATCAGCTTCCATATCTTCATTGTTTGCTAAGAAACATTTCAAAACTACTTTACACTTGGATAAGTAGTCTAGGCAATTTAGTTTGAATAGACATGGTAAATTTACACATTACCACAACACACAGCTGATGAGGTTAACAATCATCCTTAAAGACACCCAAAGCACACCTTATCAGTGGAGTGCAACAAGCAGCCATGCATGGCAACTTACTACCATGCATTGCTCTATGAAGAGCACAGCCATGTTGTGGTGTACTGGTCAGTCTTTAAATAGAGTAGTTGCACTCACAAACATATGGTAATGTGCAATGCACAGCCATAGGAACAAGATGGCCATTCAGCAAGTACAGCACTGCTAGCGGTGTTACCTAGAATATGGCAATATGCTTTGTCATCAAtactgcaggaaaaaaagcaaaaggacaGGAGGAGGGCATCTCCCTCTCCTGAATTCCCCTAAAAGCTAGAACAGAAGCAGGgcgtgcacacacacacacaataataatagTCAGCACACATTTTCACATACTTGGGAGTGTAAACCACCAGTAttcaaaacaaatatagaaaaaaatatataagcttacttatcaaggaacatttttgttttgttaaaaggtATACAATAATTTTGATATTATGTACCTTTATACCAGCACAGCTACATGCCTTCCAAAAACCATTACTGATACTATAGTCCAAAGAGCTGACTGAAGGTAAGTACATAACTTACCTGTTTGGCAAACCATGGACTACGTCCTATTCACACAGCCAACAGTGCCTAGCATCTGGACATCTTCTAGATTTGTTTTCTATGCTAACTGAAGACTGTAATGCATACATAGTATGGATCAATGCTTTATTATATCCCAGAGAGCACAGCAATACACCCAATGCAGTGCCTCTAATGCATTGCTACAATGTTTGATGTGAATTGAAGCTTCTGTTCACCTCAAAGCTTTGCAGAATTTGTTGCCCTCGGCAACCAGATTCTACAGTGTATATAGTCTGTAATATGAGGCCCAATGTAAGTGGTATATCAGAGCTACAAAAGCACAATCATGTATCACTGCTGGTTACAACCATTGATTCTTGATGCTTGTTTTTTATAGAGCACTGTTCTATGTAAATCATAAAGGTTGCAAAATAAGAATTGCTTATTACAGATGACCtgctactatataaaaaaagaaggataATAAATGAGGAATGGAGCACTGGAAGTTGTCTTGATTAGTCATCTTCATAACTGAAGAAGCAGTAAAATTATACATAACATAAACAGCACTGATTATATCATGacaaatggttttcttaaaataattctGAGCCAACACTTGTTCTAATATTGGGAGAAAGACAAACAATTCTATTTTGGGAATAAATCAGAAAtgatttctcatatatatatatatatatatatatatatatatatatatatatggcaaggTATGGGTCATTGCCAGGAGCTGATGCGATATCTGCAATGCACAAGAGCATCGTCAAACAGCACAAGTGATGAGCAATGGGCAAGTGTTGTAGCTCTGCTGCAATATTTCAAGGTCAAGCATTACGCAACCATTCATGTTAATGAGAACAGAGAAACGGGAGGCCAACCCAAACAGCTCAGTGAGAAACTATTGTGAAGCCATGCATTCctacaaaataaatgtagtaaGAGTGTCTGGGGCTTCATTAAACTTTTCTACAGGTGCACTTCtctcatttataataaaagaagCATGATTTACCTACAGGGATTGCAGAATGAGCCAACCCACACCCTATTAGTAGTAGGCAGTCTGATCTGACAGATATCGCAGGTGCTGGCCAATTATTCAAAGGCCAGAAGAAGCAATACATCCGCATACATTCACTGAAGCAGTGTCTCAACAATTCCATTGTTCAAGCTGTTCTCACTCCGATTTGCATCCACCATCCAAACATAAGCTGATTAAATACATGGAAAGTCTAAGATGGCCTTTATCTACTTTATCTATAGGTATATGGATACATCAagagaaaaatgtacaaagtgtAACTACCCAAAGCCTCCAGTCATTTTATACTTCAATATTTAGGAACAGGAAATATAATAGAAGATGGGTTCTGTTTGCATTATGAATTAAAGGGTGATTAAAATCTTCATTTCAAATTCACTTACTCAACCTCCCCTCCCCCTTCATTTCCAATaaacagcatatatattataccagACCACAGACATAAGATGTTTTAGGCTCCCATCACTAAGCCTTTCCACCTTATGGCATCCTCTAACATTGTCTAGATTTCCCGTAGGCCATAACCCAGTCAGTGTGTATGTGTCAGGTTTGGCCACAGGGAATGATGGATGTGTTGGGGACATTTGCTGAGAGCTAGGTGTAGGCCCGGTCATTATTCTATAAAGCTGAAACCAGCATATTGTACATCAGATGGAGCAATGTCTACAGGAGACCTGGTGCCAACAAGACTGCCCATAGCTGGGTAAGGCACTTACCAGCTATGTCTTGTATGCGAGGCCTAGTATACAATTCATACATCTTACAGGATCTTTTAATGTAACCATTAAGATGGCTTGGATCTGAAGCCATTGTACTAATGCTGTAACAATatgtcttcttaaaaaaaaaaaaaaaaaggtccttttCGATTAAGCAAATATTTGCACAAAACACTCCTAGGCAAAGCTAATAATACAAGGATTTTAGTGCTTGATGTTATAGATGTAAGGGGTGAAAGGTTAGGAAGCCATCCCCACCCCCTATTTTCATGCATTTGATTTAGCACAGGTCCAGATACACACAGGCATGGTACATATATAGAGACATATGTACGtggtacatatatacatatatagagataCTTACAGCAAATGGGAAAATGTTGTCAGCTCGGTTCAGACTTTCTTCCATCCAAGATTTTTGTGCAAAGGCAGAATTGGGCCTGGCATACTTCTGCAACTGGATGTGATTATTCCCAAAATTCTTCTTCAGAGGAGAGATGGAATTCAAAGGTGTTATTCCTCCATTGAGTCCTCTACGGTGGTCCCTACCTTGGGAACCACCCCAACCTCCATATCCACTTCCACCAGGGCTCCATGAAGAAGATGGCGTAGGCGATGGGCTTTGGTagctgctccatggagagggagGCTTATTGAGATTATTGGCCAAATGGGGCAATTGGTTAAAAGCAGCATTTCTATGGGGGAATGGGGGTGGATGTGGACTCGCAGGAGACCTCCTCTGCTGTTGATGTTGGTTGTGGTGATGCTGGAAGTGGGGATGATGGGGGTGATGTTGCGACATAGGTCCAATCTGTGGAGAAAAGCTTCCCCCGAAACCAGGGCTCACGTGGTGGGGGAAATTTTGGAACAGCAAAGCACCATTATTTGCTGAAGCAGCAGTGACCCCTCCCTGGTGAAAGAAACTTGCATCTTCATTAATAATAGTGTTAGAAGATGGGGCTATAGCAGCTGACCAGTTGCTGAAACCAGTAAGAGGGGATGCAGAGGATGTCAGGGTCTGATTTGAAGACCCAAGCCCTGATGCCTCTTGGTAATCAAACCCTGTCAACACAGGCGATTCAATTCGGATTTTCTCCTTTCCATTTTCTGAAGAGCTGTCTCCTTGATTTTCTTCGGATTTCACCTTCTCAGGGTCAGGTAGAATTCCTGCTTCCTGGCTTTGGCTGGGGGAAAGCTGTTGTTTTTCTAAAGATTCTTGCTGTTCCTGTTGTTGAGATTTGGTTTTGTCTGAGCCCAGAATCTCATCCTGAATGTTATGGGCAGCTGGAGCAGGAAAAAGCCAAGCTGACCCAGCATTACTGCCATTGGCAACGGTGTTATTTATAAAAGCAGCAGGGCTCGGGGTAGCATTCTGATGGTGGTGAGGAGGCTGCAGATGTGGATGAAACCTGACTGGAAAAGCAGATTTATTTCCTGTATTATTTTGCACCAGCACTCCAAACCCGTAATCCCCCATttagaacaaatttttttttcctagaggCCAAATTGTGCTTAATGTTCAAGCGTTTCCGGATTCAATCGTTCCTGAACACCGATTGCAAAATATACgttggtgaaaaaaataaaaaaggaatctgCCTAACAATAATCCTTTTCAGACATTTACCACAGACTAACGTGGCTCCTTCAGAAAGGGAAGGGTGGAATATACCAAAATATCTTTGGTTTAAAGAAACTGGGTTGTGCCTGCGCTGCCTTCTGCCTCACCCCCAGCGTCAATCCATTAAGTGCAGCTCACAGATCAATGGGGAGTTTTTTCTGTCATTGAGAGgatctcttctcttttttttttcctgcacagatCTAAAAGGTAACAAGGCAAAATAGAATGGGGTTCAGTGGGATCTGCTCTGGATTCCTGCAGCTGGCTGTACGGCGTCTTCCTCTCAACACCCTGGCTCGCCCATCAtccaaagggggaaaaaaaaagaaagaaagaaataacatGACCCCtcattttttcagaataaatcaCAATAATGCATCTTCctaaacatacacaaatatacattgaGAGATATAAGGATGACATGGTGGCAGAGCAGGGTGACAACAGGGCAGCCCAGGCAATAATTACCTCATGAAGCCAGCCTTCCAGTGACAGCAGCTGTTTTCCTGCGGATCTCTATGGCTAGGTGCTGCCTCGGTGGATTAGAACAACGTCAGTGTGCCTGGCGCAGCTCCCCTCAGTGTGACattacagcctatggctggatgaGGAGTGCGGCCCCGGTGACAGCCCTGTGTGTGTGTCAGGGGTGAGACGTACGGAATGGCCGTGTGTCAAGGCGCTGAGGGGGGAGGAGGACGGGATTATTTGTGTCGGTGACAAGGTTGGGGGAGGAGAAGGAAGACAGGGTCTATGTGTCGGTGTCCGGGAGCGGGGGAGGGGGAGATGGCGATCCCTCTGTGTATATCTCTCTGGAGCCTGAGTCCGTCTCCGCTGCTCCTCCCCGTCCTTCTAGTCAGAACCGAGCACACAGAGAAATGACAACCAGCTGGAGCAAGAGGCGCTTCCGGTTCGAGGCACGACACCACCCCTTCAGCCGGCCTCAGCCAATCGCAAAGCGAAGTAGGCGGTGCCGAAGGATAGAACATCCACAAGCCACTCCTAAGAAGGTCAAAAGAATCGAGAGGAAACGAAGAAAGATGGAGACCGCCTTTGAAGGTAGTACGTGAAGAGAGTGACTCCTCCCATAAAGGTCATCAGTCTTAACCCCGCCCACTCAGGTCACTGCTGAGAGGGCTGTGCACAGTGCGCGTGTAATGAGGTCAGCCAGAGGCTTGGGTGGTGTCTGGTGGTGACAGGCAGGCGGTGTGTGCACACATTGCACTTGCTGCATCACAGCCCAATGGTATCCATGGGTAAAATTGTGCAGGCTGATAAAGTTACATATCCCATGACACTCACACTTTCAAACATGTCAGCTGCTGGTCTGttctattattatcatttttattattattattattattattaaacagtatatagcgccaacatattacgcaatgttgtacaataaatagtacaAATCACTATATTCACATGTGAACTTGAATATTTTAGCAATGCGGCTATACACATTGTGATTTGTGTATCAGCAATCTGATACAAACCATTTCTTATCCATTACTGAACAATGCAATCATctgaaaatattgaaagaaaattagATTTATCACTTATGAATGGCATTTAATGTGTTCAACTTCAGTTCTGATCACTCAAAATTGGGAGCTAAATCCAATAGAGGGTCCTTGGGCCTCTATCTATAATATAGGTTCTCATAGATTCCtcagtgggaatcttccagatccatgtgtttcaatatcagtaaatgattcccatcagggaatctttgaggaaatgtcagattccctgttttataaagagagcccttGGTGggagatttttatttgtttattaatacatttttaatctattttagTTGCATTGAGCAACCAATTTATGATCATATCAAGTCATGGATGCCATCTCAAAATccatgtgatgttttttttttgtttgggtctTATTTTAGAGAtttcacataatttatatatgtgCACATTATCCAGCCCATATaaacaaatgaatacaaatacaGCATTGGATCTCTTTAGTAgtattgcagtgtttttaaatatatatattttcctttatcaCAGTGACTAATTGGCACATTTGTTATCATAGAGATCCTATATTAAATTGTACATGCACCAGACAATTCAAAGACCCTAAAATGAATGGTGGACCAGGCGTAAGAATGTCCTGATGCTCCATCATTTGGCATGGTCTGGAAAGGAATAAtgaggaaaaaaaggagaatcCAACTGTGGTGACGTTTCTTCCAAACATTGCATGAATACTATTCAGACCcgaataaaataaaagtagtagGGAACAGGAGTCTCTTTTACATAGAAACTAAACCTAGCACCAGGTTATCCTTAGTTTTAAATTTCCTTAATTTTGGACTTCCTTAGCTTGTTTTTGTTTACCAAAAAGTTTACTtaatttgtgattattttaatgcaaattctACCAACCTTTGTTAAGAAACGTTACATGACACCACTATAAAACAATGAGAATTCCCTTGTATTCCTTTTATTCCCTTTTATTACAATAGCCTAATTTTTTACAATGGAAGCTGCTATCTGGGTGAAATAATTCGCGTCTGGCAGATAACactgtgttttaaatgtatttacatgaaTAAAGCTAAATACAATATCCTATGGCATTCTACTGAAAAAGTGAATGCACTGGATACAATGTTTCTCCTAATTGAAAGTGTctcaaagaaaaaacagttcTGTATCCAACACTAAGCTTCAACCAGCCTCTCCCTTTCATCATATTAGGAGGGATTGGCTGCTAAGACTCCAGGGTCAGATTTATACTTCCTGACCCCCAAGGCCAACAGTCATGTGCTGCCCCCTTCCTAACCCTGCTGTCTAGCTTGCCTTGGTATCATAGAAACAACAGGTCATAGACACACAAGGCccactgaggggggggggggggggctatctATTCTGCTTAAGTAAGCCAAGAACCAACAACTTGGAGAGTCCGGCAAATGATCACCTAACTGTGCAAACAGATTTATGCAGTAAGAGTCAGTGAGCTGTGAATAAACATTGCAACAGGGGTCTATTTACACTGTTTTTGTCTATAAACTCACAcaaataaatgcactttttttgtttcaataaaaatgatcaattatcaaataataacaacaaacaaataaGAGGGACAGAATTAAACAGCATTTAAGGCATCAACAAAATGGCGTgtgggatgtaaaaaaaaagaaaaacattgtataGAATCAACTGGACAACTCACTGCACAATATAGTTTGGGAAAGTCTCTACGGGCTGACAAGTGCCATTTGGATTTCAGAGTATGGCACAGTGAGACCAATTACaggcacataaaaataaaactaaatcaaCATAATAGATAGTTATAGACTAGATGGTATAGCTGCCCgtccaaaatcttttaattttagGGCACTGCCACCATATGTGGTAGTGAGAGTGTGAGTGCCTGGCACCCCACAGCCACAGAAACAGGCACCCAAGCAGCCAGGGCGGTAAGTGGCCAACCTAGTGGGAACCATGTACCAGCATAGAAGGAGTTTGTACTTAGCCTCATGAAACGATACATTAGGGATGCCATGTGCAGCAGTTTCCCATATCTGTTTGCTTCTCATCCACAGTGCGTCCAATATCCTCCTCCCGTCAGGAGACATAAGGCAGTGGGTGGGAGCATCCAGCAAGAAGTATGGATTTGTAAACCAATGACAGTACACCTTTACCCAAGTAAATGCACTTTTTaagcattaaagcagaaccaaaaataaaaacattgcaaccaggcaggttgtttattgcagaaggaacttcACTGATATCTTCATCCAGTTCTCTtacaggttcaggatctttggccatcctgattgtcCAGACCGCAATCACAAAACTCCTGTGCATGGACACTGGAGTTCAGTCCTTTCTGATATTCAGTGTATTTTACCTTTCTATATATGTTCATTGGAGTGCCACTCAAAATGAATGTCAGCACAATACACATTCTCACAATGTGCCTCATCCAACACAATAGCATATCTCTTCCCTAAGTATGCAAGGGTAGTAACAATATGGACCAGGGCAGATTACACTGGTGGACAAAATGGAAATCTGGGACCTGTTTTATACATGTTACTGTCACCAGAAATAGAACTAACAACTAAGTTGCATACAATAGTTAAGTCTTCTACAGACAAgattgtagctggaaatgatcGTGAACGTTTCCAGAGACAGATggataaacgagtgctgtacatacaacatcattctgttctatgcagaggagaggacaagcaagtggcaccatGATGTGCCCTTTTTCGTGGACATTCACAGTGATCATCCTCAATCGATCTTTTATCAATAATCAacgttgggggaccactgtacacatttttcatCTTTGCCCAACATGGCAACCCTTCACTGGCAACTGTTATCTGAAAGCTTTGgggcattgggcctaatttattatagttctccaaggctggagaagatacatgttcatcagtgaagctgggtgatccagcaaacctggaatggatctagtccaggattcaaaacaattgctagcaaatagctagtgactttgaggaaatccattccaggtttgctggatcacccaccttcactgatgaaagtgtatcctttcaagccttggagagctttaaaaaatcaggcctattgaccTAAGTAAAAAAAGCAACAGAAGCTCATCTGATCATCAGCAGTGATTTTTATCATACAGATTCGTAAATTTCCCCAGAGAGTGTGGTCTAATCCTTCATTCTCCTTTATCTTCTACTAAGGCACTATATACAGTATGAAAAGCTTTAGTGCTGTGCACAGATTGTGGTGGGTCCTAGTACTCCTGTGGGGAGGTATATTTCTCTCCTGCCGGAAAATTTTGTCTATTTATCACCATTAGAAGCTGCACTGTGTATTTAAagggacctaaactcaaaatttttactttacataaaacagtagaaaacccttttatttaaagtaataattgtATAAATTAAAATTGTCTTGATCGCCGCGTTGTGTGATATTGATATATTGGAGGCTCGTGGCTgatccttttgcgcatgcccaatttAGGGCACAAGACAAGACACaatcgaagaaacctcctgatggatcgacggatctgttggaataaaggtaagtgttttttttattttgactttagtcctgctttaaatcaTTTACTGGCATGACATTACTTCTTGACAACAGGGATTTAAATAATGCTAAATGTGAGTAAACAAGAGCCTAATCACATACCACAATGATATATGTAGAAGTGGATGCTTTTATTGCACAAGGAAACATGTCAATGTGCTCAGCTATATGtccggccagtgtaaattcagaAAACTATAGTATATAAAATCCAGTTTGGTCAGTAAACCCTTCTCCTGAGATTTATATATATCGGTAATCATCCAAACTACCAATAATGACTGGAATGGGTGACAATAATTATATAATGTTCATTTGATCTTTTTAGAAATTGTTAGTCCTTATGTACCACATGACCAAatggaattcattttttatacattgatcCCCTTTGCATACACAAACAAACACACTcatcttttattagtttaatctCAAGCAGGAATAATTTTGATAAGAAAGGTTAgggttttatatgtttacattGGGTAAAAAGGAAATCTGAGCGATCATTATGATCAagttacagcaataaaaatagtactaatgaactTAATCCCATTAACATAAATGTATCAGTCACTTACAAAAAAAggatgcataaaatatatatgatgtaaGTGTAGTCATTATCAATTGATGGACAGAAAAGGCCTTATTCAATTCTAATTCTTAAACCacaaaggagaagaaagaaggcCACATGTTATCCAATAAACAGCAGTTGACACGCCTGTCCTAGAAGATgataacaaatacatttgctgTCAGAGGAGCTTGTTATCATGCATAATCCACATTATTTCATAATAGTCTTTGAGCAGGCTCTGCTCTTTTTGTATTCAGTGGTGAAGAACAGAAAACAGTACCACCACATATGCACCGCTTAATCTAGATAACTTCATACCCATCATTCTGAGGGTGGTGATTGCCTATGCATGGCCATCCTTAAAATGGCTTTTGTCTAAAGTTGGTGGCATCATTACTTAGTCAATTATTGGCACATATTGTATGAATGACTTTTCCACCATATTTAGAGAGCAAAAAATGTCAGTACAAATTCTTTTGCATGAA belongs to Pyxicephalus adspersus chromosome 2, UCB_Pads_2.0, whole genome shotgun sequence and includes:
- the CPEB4 gene encoding cytoplasmic polyadenylation element-binding protein 4 isoform X2, coding for MGDYGFGVLVQNNTGNKSAFPVRFHPHLQPPHHHQNATPSPAAFINNTVANGSNAGSAWLFPAPAAHNIQDEILGSDKTKSQQQEQQESLEKQQLSPSQSQEAGILPDPEKVKSEENQGDSSSENGKEKIRIESPVLTGFDYQEASGLGSSNQTLTSSASPLTGFSNWSAAIAPSSNTIINEDASFFHQGGVTAASANNGALLFQNFPHHVSPGFGGSFSPQIGPMSQHHPHHPHFQHHHNQHQQQRRSPASPHPPPFPHRNAAFNQLPHLANNLNKPPSPWSSYQSPSPTPSSSWSPGGSGYGGWGGSQGRDHRRGLNGGITPLNSISPLKKNFGNNHIQLQKYARPNSAFAQKSWMEESLNRADNIFPFADRTRTFDMHSLESSLIDIMRAENDSLKGQSSLFPMEDGFLDDGRSDQTLHSGLGSPHCFPHQNGERVERYSRKVFVGGLPPDIDEDEITASFRRFGPLIVDWPHKAESKSYFPPKGYAFLLFQDESSVQALIDACIEEDSKLYLCVSSPTIKDKPVQIRPWNLSDSDFVMDGSQPLDPRKTIFVGGVPRPLRAVELAMIMDRLYGGVCYAGIDTDPELKYPKGAGRVAFSNQQSYIAAISARFVQLQHGEIDKRVEVKPYVLDDQLCDECQGARCSGKFAPFFCANVTCLQYYCEYCWAAIHSRAGREFHKPLVKEGGDRPRHISFRWN
- the CPEB4 gene encoding cytoplasmic polyadenylation element-binding protein 4 isoform X1, with amino-acid sequence MGDYGFGVLVQNNTGNKSAFPVRFHPHLQPPHHHQNATPSPAAFINNTVANGSNAGSAWLFPAPAAHNIQDEILGSDKTKSQQQEQQESLEKQQLSPSQSQEAGILPDPEKVKSEENQGDSSSENGKEKIRIESPVLTGFDYQEASGLGSSNQTLTSSASPLTGFSNWSAAIAPSSNTIINEDASFFHQGGVTAASANNGALLFQNFPHHVSPGFGGSFSPQIGPMSQHHPHHPHFQHHHNQHQQQRRSPASPHPPPFPHRNAAFNQLPHLANNLNKPPSPWSSYQSPSPTPSSSWSPGGSGYGGWGGSQGRDHRRGLNGGITPLNSISPLKKNFGNNHIQLQKYARPNSAFAQKSWMEESLNRADNIFPFADRTRTFDMHSLESSLIDIMRAENDSLKARTYGRRRGQSSLFPMEDGFLDDGRSDQTLHSGLGSPHCFPHQNGERVERYSRKVFVGGLPPDIDEDEITASFRRFGPLIVDWPHKAESKSYFPPKGYAFLLFQDESSVQALIDACIEEDSKLYLCVSSPTIKDKPVQIRPWNLSDSDFVMDGSQPLDPRKTIFVGGVPRPLRAVELAMIMDRLYGGVCYAGIDTDPELKYPKGAGRVAFSNQQSYIAAISARFVQLQHGEIDKRVEVKPYVLDDQLCDECQGARCSGKFAPFFCANVTCLQYYCEYCWAAIHSRAGREFHKPLVKEGGDRPRHISFRWN